In the genome of Candida dubliniensis CD36 chromosome 3, complete sequence, the window ATCCAAGATAGAGAAATGGAGATTGCCATTGTGGAAACATTCGTCTACTTAAATTCAGAGTTGGATCTAATGCGGAAAATGCTTGATCACGTGCTCGATATTAACAACGGTGCCAAGATTAATGATTTGACTAGAGATGTACATGACTTTGAAGTAATCTTGCACGATTTCTTCAATGTTTTAGGGAACGTTAATGCTGGTAAGGTGAAAACGGACAGAGAGAGTGttattcaatattatcatgttattaaattgaaaatcttTTTGTCAATGAAAACAGCGTTGGTTTCGCTTTATTTCCACATTTATTTGCATTACGAAAAGAGATTTGATAgtgaattatcatttttttatttgtcaAAAATGTACTTAATAATAAGAGATGACTTGATCCCTGCTATTGGTCACACTTTGATAGGTAAATACAGCTCGAACGCTTTGGTTTTGAATCCTAACATGCAATTAGCTTTACACAAAATCAACCAAATCAACCTATCGTGTTTAATCCGTGTTACTTATTTGGTGCACATGTTTGAACAAAAGCCAAACCATGAAGAACAGATGGAAAATGATGCCGTATATCAGGAGCATTTCAATAAACTCAAGAGCTTGATGACAAATGTTAGACGTACTGGCGACTTTGTAAGAATCATTATGGAACGAATTGGTTCTAAATATTACTACTCATGGCGTATAGCAAAAGCTCACGTTGGACTATTCAAAATGTTATCAAAACCTGAAAATTATGATAAACAATTATCTGGGATAAGAAAGTTGAAATCTTTCCAATTCACGCCAAAGCAATTGGATGAACTAGACAATCTGATTCGTATTTTGGGGAAATGTGCAGAGAAGTTGGTATTTTATGAGGATAGTGTTGGTATGCTGCCTGATTTCGAAATGCCATTCAAACTGTCTGAAAAAGGGAATGAAGATCAAGGTCAAAGTGAAAGCAAAACCACCACAAATACATCCGACTCAGCACCAATATCAGTGACACCAGATAACAATACATCAGCAATAGTGACACCTTATTCGTCACTTGCATCACCTCGACTCCAATTGGAGAATATTAGCAATGATTATGTTGATCAAATGTGGTTTCTGATGATGGCAATGAAATATGATACTCTAGAGCCTATAGGAAATAACCAAGATTGCCAGAACTGCAATACTGATGACCCTAATGCTTGTCCCGTGTCGTATTACAATCGCGACAATGGAGTTTTAGGTGGTACTGGTGGTCATTTGCTTacacaacaaaaacaaatgaCTGCACAGGAACAATTGGCACAGCAAGAGATAACACGTCAAATGCAGTTTGGTAACGAGAACGGATACAACAATGGATTCTTTCTCAATTCtggatttgatttaatggATGATGGATATTTTTATGGATAGAATATAAATAGATAACTAAAATAAACTATTTACTagtagtttttttttctttttatttaatcTACTCAACTTTGTTGTCCTCTTTCAAACCTATTTTTTAGCAAACGAAAGTATCACATCGTGTCCAAATTGTATTAAAGCTTCCTCTGTTGTCTGATCCAAGCATGATTTTGccaattcttcattttcaaattcaataaaagCCAAGCTTTTCACTTTTACCAATCTCACATTATCAAACCCagcaaatttttcaaagaaaatttttaaatcatcaaaatgTTCCAAGttttgaattaataatatatggTTAGGAGGTAATTCTTTCCATTCATCtcttaatttctttatttgtttgtcaTTCTTGGTACCCATTTTAtccaattttcttttcttacTCCGTAACTCTTTACGTTGTGCTATACTTTCATCAGTTGAAATCACATCAGCATCGGACTTTGCATAAGTGACATTCATAGGCTTAGCcaataaatcttttttattgaaCTCTAGAGCCTTTGTGGCACTGGGTATATCTTCAAATGTGATAAATGCTTGTCCCTTTAGTTTCAATGTTTTGAGTGCTGAAATCTGTAGTATTTTCCCACATGTATCGAATGTAAGTTGCAactcttttttcaatttatttattgaaactTTCTCATTAAGATTGTTAATATAAATGGTTTGTCTTGGGGTAGTCATGGagtattttttaatttgagTTGGTTTAGCTAAAAATAATAGTTCGTGGTTTACTCTATTCatactgaaaaaaaaaaaaaaaaaccaaaaaatttttttatggAGTCAAATACAGATTTATTCAAGAACATTGGTAGTTAGCAAATACACAACTACGtacttcaacaacaacatgtTTTATCGATATACTTTGACACAACGCCCTCTACTAAGGTGTTGTAAATTTGTATACACTATACATGGTACTAGTAATTTTGCAACATTATCCAGTACTACTCCAACGTTGTCTTCATCATATAATTTTCAACCTTCAATACGGAAGAACCCGTTTACTCCCGTTGAAGATACTCAAGCCTCGACAGAAAAGCCAATAGATATAATACAGAGTATTGATACAACATTAGAAAGCAATAGCACAAGTACTTCTACGCatattaatgatataaATAGTATAGATCTACCCACTGCAACAGATGAACAAAACACTATTCCTGCCACTGACATAATAAACAGAATAAGTGAAATAATAGTGACAGATACTAAAAGAGCAACTCAATTATACAAGGGAGTCaaagataaatttaaaagaaaagttaTTGGGTCagaattaatcaaatctttTCGTGCTGATAAagttaaattatcaatttggaGATACATTATTGATCCACGAGGTAAAATAACAAGAATGAGTATTTTGAACGTTCTTGATTCAATTCTAGAAACATcagataaattaaatggGATGAAGATTGAGATTttgttaaattatttgCATAAACTTTCAGCCACTAATAACATAAATACTGATCCACTACTTTTAAGCAGTAAAAAATTCCATGATTTACTTCGATTAGTTCCTTCTGAAAAGcattttatattatacCTGTATATGGTGCAACTAAATATCCAACCAGCTATTAGAAGACATATGGATggtttgaaaaagaagttaATCAATGAGTCAGCAAAAACAAGATTTGTAGCTCAAACAGGTTATTTTTCTCCTAAATGGCATGAATTAACAAAGAcacaatttaataaaactaaaagaTTACAAATGGTTAATTTCTTTGCAATAGCTGACTTTGAAAGGTTTGCGCAAAACAGTATCAAACATAATCAACCAGCTATGgcattatattatttaaactGCATgctttcaaaatttgaaagaaagTGTCTATACGGTGCCAAAGTCGTTGATAGTACTACTACAGAACAGGACATACAGATGCTACTAAGAACTGTATTGAATTTGGTGATGAAGTTCAAAGGTGGGTCACATGGCATTGATGTATTGAAGTATATGAACAGTGAAAACTTGCGAGTcacatttgatttatacTTGTCATTGCTACAAAATTTACGACAATCGGAGAACTATAATGAATTTGCAGTAGTGTTGAATAATTTACCATTAGAAGATTTATCTTATGAGCAAAAATTATCGATAGGTACTGAGATTTTGGCAATGATTCAATCAAGATTTCCAATTTCACCAAAAGTGATCATTGGATATGTAGGTGCATTGTTTAATGGAAGTGATCCGTCCAAGAATCAAGGGTTAGATATGTTAAATGAATTACAAGTATTGGGTATACCCTTTGGATCTAGTGGTGTAGCCAAGATACCCTCGGTGGATGTTGTACAAGTTGCCACAATTCATTCACAATTAAAAGGCTTGAGCATAACTCATAATTGCTTACCATACGTATACAATGTACTCATGGATTCCCTTGACAATATTTTAGAATCACCTGAAGTAGTGTGGCAATTATACAAACAATATCTGTTAGTAGTTCTGAATTCAAGTTTAAATATAACTTGTGATGAGGTGATTACAACATTTTTAGACCATTTGTTAAGAACCGATGAAGATACTTCCTTTCCAGTGATACATACAATAGAAAACTATAGGATTGCAAAGAAGATCActaaattttattatacaTTCCCAGATATTAAGCTCAGCTCATTAAATTCCGAATTGCTAATCCAAACTGCATTATTAATCCACAAAGACTATTCATTTGCATTGGAAATGTTAAAATTATCACGTCAAAAGGGAAATCCGTTCACATTCAATCAAGTATATCCCTTTATCAAGTATCATTATGATAACAAAGAGTATTCTGAGGCTCGAGTCTGGTACGATGAATTGGCCAAACTGGGAGCCGGTTCCACTGGTATCATGTTGAGTGAACTTTTTGGCATTGCTAAACAGCTAGGCTGGCCAGTTAACAGTTGCACttataaattcaatataaCCAAAAGGAAAAGACACAATAAACAGGCATTGGACGAGATTCAAAAGGATTCAGCAAtgtttattgaaaaatctgatattgatgatggaAGGGATAATGATCATCAGATTGCtactaacaacaacaataacgattttgaaaatgaattagGGTCCATCTTACAAagtttaaatcaaaaactgAAAATTACATAGCTAACATAGGATTAATAGCACATACAGAATTAACAGGGTCAAATTATTTGCGAATTGATCTTGCTTGATAGGCGCAGATCCCATTGAAGTTGGTAGCGTAGACGAAACATATCTGAATCAGGGTAAAATgtaaacaaagaaaagaaaaatcgAAGTGTGGGAAAGGAAAAGGAGTGAAGAGTGAAGAgtgagagagaaaaaaaaaaaaaaaaaaaaaaaaaaacaaaacaaaaaaattgattccCACACACATTCATATGAATTAATATAAACATTGAATAACCTACCTAGAATCACTTTACCTTGTTAGACAATACATTCGACAAGACTAAACAATAACCTTGAATATGATTCCTGATATACTACCACGGAGTTCCCCTATACATCATATACAATCTGCTCCAGTGTATTCTAAATTATCGAATTCATTACATAGTACACCTACAAAGCAAGCTACCACCTCACCACCACTGGATCGAGCGGAGACTATGAACCatcaaattgaagaagatattgatgattgtACAACAGAAGTAGACTcagaagaattgaatcaaaacaGCAATAGCAAGAAAAACCATGAACAATTTGAAAGTATTGCACATAA includes:
- a CDS encoding U2 small nuclear ribonucleoprotein, putative (Similar to S. cerevisiae MSL1;~In S. cerevisiae: U2B component of U2 snRNP, involved in splicing, binds the U2 snRNA stem-loop IV in vitro); translated protein: MNRVNHELLFLAKPTQIKKYSMTTPRQTIYINNLNEKVSINKLKKELQLTFDTCGKILQISALKTLKLKGQAFITFEDIPSATKALEFNKKDLLAKPMNVTYAKSDADVISTDESIAQRKELRSKKRKLDKMGTKNDKQIKKLRDEWKELPPNHILLIQNLEHFDDLKIFFEKFAGFDNVRLVKVKSLAFIEFENEELAKSCLDQTTEEALIQFGHDVILSFAKK